In Streptomyces sp. 1331.2, one genomic interval encodes:
- a CDS encoding GntR family transcriptional regulator — MTGTFDTLAADRNRLERTGIAQRVADILREHITEGRLTPGTRLSEEALGGALAVSRNTLREAFRLLADQRLVVHELNRGVFVRILTPRDVADIYTLRLALEMAGVRALRSAKPEHLSALRAALARAESAEALDDWVAVGTADLHFHQAVAGLAGSDRIDECMARLVAELRLAFAAVPSAHGFHEPFLRRNQTIAGLLESGEIDDAEVELTRYLDDARTVIVQAMTEAGP; from the coding sequence ATGACCGGGACCTTCGACACACTCGCCGCCGACCGGAACCGGCTCGAACGCACCGGCATCGCCCAACGAGTGGCCGACATCCTGCGCGAGCACATCACCGAAGGCCGGCTCACCCCGGGCACCCGCCTGTCGGAGGAAGCCCTGGGCGGAGCACTCGCCGTCTCACGCAACACGCTCCGCGAGGCCTTCCGCCTCCTGGCCGACCAGCGCCTCGTCGTCCACGAGCTGAACCGCGGCGTCTTCGTCCGGATCCTCACCCCCCGGGACGTCGCCGACATCTACACGCTGCGTCTCGCCCTGGAGATGGCCGGCGTACGGGCCCTGCGCAGCGCGAAACCGGAACACCTGTCCGCGCTGCGGGCCGCGCTCGCGCGCGCGGAGTCCGCCGAGGCACTGGACGACTGGGTCGCCGTGGGCACCGCCGACCTGCACTTCCACCAGGCCGTCGCCGGACTGGCCGGCAGCGACCGGATCGACGAGTGCATGGCCAGGCTGGTCGCGGAACTGCGCCTGGCCTTCGCGGCGGTCCCCTCGGCCCACGGATTCCACGAGCCGTTCCTGCGCCGCAACCAGACGATCGCCGGCCTGCTGGAATCCGGCGAGATCGACGACGCCGAAGTCGAGCTGACGCGCTATCTGGACGACGCCCGCACGGTGATCGTCCAGGCCATGACGGAAGCCGGCCCGTGA
- a CDS encoding nucleotide disphospho-sugar-binding domain-containing protein: MRVLFTAPGAVGHIFPVIPTALALRAAGHDVLFAGQPPVAILRNTGLPVVEIGDGTTLREAFARALPKDVRFADAERTEDETNELSALGFAEFGRSTIDDLLKVAEDWRPDVIVHESFQGAAPLVAARFGIPAVRHNFGVTSGGAAARLRRLLADDYRARGVEASAASTVLDVVPASLGGDGGGWRVRYVPYNGGGTIPADLIGRGTRPRIAVTLGTVFTDWEGIAPLSRLIEQAGALDAEILLAAGDADLTPLGTLPGNVRPLPWVPLSQLLQASDGVVHHGGSGSMMTAAALGVPQLVLPQGADNFANAAAGQANGFALSSSLDAVDTALLDRLLTDDGLRKSAAAMKAEIDALPSPADLVADFEALGSAGAARIG; encoded by the coding sequence GTGCGAGTCCTGTTCACCGCCCCCGGGGCGGTCGGCCACATCTTCCCCGTGATCCCCACCGCACTGGCCCTGCGGGCGGCCGGCCACGACGTCCTGTTCGCCGGCCAGCCGCCGGTCGCGATCCTGCGCAACACCGGACTGCCCGTCGTCGAGATCGGCGACGGCACCACCCTCAGGGAGGCCTTCGCCCGCGCCCTCCCGAAGGACGTCCGGTTCGCCGACGCGGAGCGGACGGAGGACGAGACGAACGAACTGAGCGCCCTCGGCTTCGCCGAGTTCGGCCGCTCGACCATCGACGACCTGCTGAAGGTCGCGGAGGACTGGCGGCCTGACGTCATCGTGCACGAGTCCTTCCAGGGCGCCGCACCGCTGGTGGCCGCCAGGTTCGGCATCCCCGCGGTGCGGCACAACTTCGGGGTCACCTCGGGCGGGGCGGCGGCCCGCCTGCGCCGACTGCTCGCCGACGACTACCGCGCGCGGGGGGTCGAGGCGAGCGCTGCGTCCACCGTCCTGGACGTCGTGCCGGCCTCGCTCGGCGGCGACGGCGGGGGCTGGCGCGTGCGGTACGTGCCGTACAACGGCGGCGGGACGATCCCCGCCGACCTGATCGGGCGCGGCACCAGGCCGCGGATCGCGGTGACGCTGGGCACGGTGTTCACCGACTGGGAGGGCATCGCGCCCCTCTCCCGCCTGATCGAGCAGGCGGGGGCGCTCGACGCCGAGATCCTGCTCGCCGCCGGCGACGCGGACCTCACGCCGCTCGGCACGCTGCCCGGCAACGTCCGGCCGCTGCCGTGGGTGCCGCTGAGCCAGCTGCTCCAGGCCAGCGACGGCGTCGTCCACCACGGCGGCTCGGGCAGCATGATGACCGCCGCCGCGCTGGGCGTCCCCCAGCTGGTCCTCCCCCAGGGTGCCGACAACTTCGCCAACGCCGCCGCCGGGCAGGCCAACGGCTTCGCGCTGTCCTCCAGCCTGGACGCCGTCGACACCGCCCTGCTCGACCGGCTGCTCACCGACGACGGCCTGCGGAAGTCGGCCGCGGCCATGAAGGCGGAGATCGACGCCCTCCCCTCCCCCGCCGACCTGGTGGCGGACTTCGAAGCCCTGGGCTCCGCCGGGGCGGCACGGATCGGGTGA
- a CDS encoding DUF2975 domain-containing protein — MGKLTVRALRAVLVVVLTGSVLVQVLMVWALVSGKDQEGGSLPLTALRVITILGIGTAQVAMGCVWRLVTMVRHGTVFSHTAFRYVDGIIGAIVAAALAWFAITAVNAPGQRDDPGVTGIMAGIGVAVLGVALIVLVLRKLLAQAVARDVEAARMQAELDEVI; from the coding sequence TTGGGAAAGCTGACAGTGCGCGCGCTGCGCGCCGTGCTCGTGGTGGTGCTCACCGGCAGCGTGCTCGTCCAGGTCTTGATGGTGTGGGCGCTGGTCAGCGGGAAGGACCAGGAGGGCGGTTCGCTCCCGTTGACCGCACTGCGCGTGATCACGATCCTGGGCATCGGCACGGCCCAGGTCGCCATGGGCTGCGTCTGGCGGCTGGTGACGATGGTGCGACACGGAACCGTCTTCTCCCACACCGCCTTCCGCTACGTGGACGGCATCATCGGGGCCATCGTCGCGGCCGCGCTCGCGTGGTTCGCGATCACCGCCGTGAACGCACCCGGCCAGCGCGACGACCCGGGCGTCACCGGCATCATGGCCGGGATCGGCGTGGCCGTCCTCGGCGTCGCCCTCATCGTCCTCGTGCTGCGCAAGCTGCTCGCCCAGGCCGTCGCCCGCGACGTCGAAGCGGCCCGGATGCAGGCCGAGTTGGACGAGGTGATCTGA
- a CDS encoding helix-turn-helix domain-containing protein: MPIAVDIDVMLARRKMSVGELADRVGITPANLAVLKNGRAKAVRFATLAALCEVLECQPGDLLRWEADGTGSG, from the coding sequence ATGCCGATCGCCGTCGACATCGACGTGATGCTGGCCAGACGGAAGATGTCCGTCGGCGAACTCGCGGACCGCGTGGGGATCACGCCCGCCAACCTGGCCGTCCTCAAGAACGGCCGCGCCAAGGCGGTGCGCTTCGCCACCCTCGCCGCGCTCTGCGAGGTGCTCGAATGCCAGCCGGGCGACCTGCTCCGCTGGGAGGCCGACGGCACCGGGAGCGGATGA
- a CDS encoding NADPH-dependent FMN reductase gives MSASKVFAISGSLRADSHNTALLRAARTHNPTGMDIEIYDGLRDIPPYDYDLDHPGVRPAVVEELRRKVLAADGLLIATPEFNYSIPGVLKNALDWLSTDWTKNEGLPLHRKPTAIMGAAPTNFGSVRAQLALRQVFVWTDSDVVVKPELVAFRSHERFDGEGELADEVTIGILKDLLTALQGKIDARA, from the coding sequence ATGAGCGCGTCCAAGGTCTTCGCCATCTCCGGCTCGCTGCGCGCCGACTCGCACAACACCGCCCTGCTGCGCGCCGCCCGGACGCACAACCCCACCGGCATGGACATCGAGATCTACGACGGCCTGCGCGACATCCCGCCGTACGACTACGACCTCGACCACCCCGGCGTGCGCCCGGCCGTCGTCGAGGAGCTGCGCCGCAAGGTGCTCGCCGCGGACGGCCTGCTCATCGCCACCCCCGAGTTCAACTACTCGATCCCCGGCGTGCTCAAGAACGCCCTGGACTGGCTGAGCACCGACTGGACCAAGAACGAGGGCCTGCCGCTGCACCGCAAGCCCACCGCGATCATGGGCGCCGCGCCCACCAACTTCGGCTCCGTCCGCGCCCAGCTGGCGCTGCGCCAGGTCTTCGTCTGGACCGACAGCGACGTGGTGGTCAAGCCCGAGCTGGTCGCCTTCCGCTCGCACGAGCGCTTCGACGGCGAGGGCGAGCTCGCCGACGAGGTCACCATCGGCATCCTGAAGGACCTGCTCACCGCCCTCCAGGGCAAGATCGACGCCCGCGCCTGA
- the pcp gene encoding pyroglutamyl-peptidase I, which produces MTRVLLTGFEPFDGAALNPAWEVARLVADNPPAGLHVTPARLSCVFGQAADELRTAVREAEPEVVVCLGQATGRPDITVERIAVNVDDARIPDNAGRRPVDRPVVPGGPAAYFATLPVKACVAAVREAGLPASLSHTAGTFVCNHVFYTLMHFLAAERPGTRGGFVHVPALPEQVLDSATPSLPAATTARAVRALLAASTRPTDIHTHEGTVH; this is translated from the coding sequence ATGACCCGGGTCCTGCTCACCGGCTTCGAGCCGTTCGACGGCGCCGCCCTCAACCCCGCCTGGGAGGTCGCCCGTCTCGTCGCCGACAACCCGCCCGCGGGACTGCACGTCACCCCCGCCCGGCTCAGCTGCGTCTTCGGACAGGCGGCCGACGAACTGCGCACCGCCGTCCGGGAAGCCGAGCCGGAGGTGGTGGTCTGCCTCGGCCAGGCCACCGGCAGGCCCGACATCACCGTCGAGCGGATAGCCGTCAACGTCGACGACGCGCGCATCCCCGACAACGCGGGCCGCCGACCCGTCGACCGGCCCGTCGTCCCCGGCGGACCCGCCGCCTACTTCGCCACCCTGCCCGTCAAGGCCTGCGTGGCCGCCGTCCGGGAGGCCGGCCTGCCCGCCTCCCTGTCCCACACCGCCGGGACCTTCGTCTGCAACCACGTCTTCTACACCCTCATGCACTTCCTCGCCGCCGAACGCCCCGGCACCCGCGGAGGCTTCGTCCACGTCCCCGCCCTGCCCGAGCAGGTCCTCGACTCCGCCACCCCGTCCCTCCCCGCCGCTACCACCGCCCGCGCCGTGCGCGCGCTGCTGGCCGCCTCGACCCGCCCCACCGACATCCACACCCACGAGGGCACCGTCCACTGA
- a CDS encoding pirin family protein translates to MTTTQLAAAQAAPVSPSAPVHASAPVRSTATVIDPVHTFEGAGFPVRRPFPVAELPMLDPFLMVDQTGPLLLAPGEAKGAPAHPHRGFEAVSYLIEGSMDWADSTGRRGTSVAGEVEWLTAGAGIVHSNEPTAELLTRGGRQHMLQIWVNLPARLKDLPARSQNQGPETIPVVHTEDGSRVKVIAGRSHGVAGPFETHLPVLLAHAVLPAGGQAEFTVPTGHNAAVYVLSGAVELPDAQLADGQLAVLAHDGERIAVAAPHGEAEVLVLAGEPIGEPVARGGPFVMNTAAELRQAQLDFANGKFGTIPE, encoded by the coding sequence ATGACGACGACTCAGCTCGCCGCGGCCCAGGCCGCCCCCGTAAGCCCGTCCGCTCCCGTCCACGCGTCCGCCCCGGTCCGTTCGACGGCTACCGTCATCGATCCCGTGCACACCTTCGAGGGCGCGGGCTTCCCCGTCCGCCGCCCGTTCCCGGTGGCCGAGCTCCCGATGCTCGATCCGTTCCTGATGGTCGACCAGACCGGTCCGCTGCTGCTCGCCCCCGGCGAGGCCAAGGGCGCTCCTGCCCATCCGCACCGCGGTTTCGAGGCGGTCTCCTACCTCATCGAAGGCTCGATGGACTGGGCCGACTCGACCGGGCGGCGCGGCACCAGCGTCGCGGGCGAGGTGGAGTGGCTCACCGCCGGTGCGGGCATCGTCCACTCCAACGAGCCGACCGCCGAACTCCTCACCCGCGGCGGCCGCCAGCACATGCTCCAGATCTGGGTGAACCTGCCCGCCCGGCTGAAGGACCTCCCGGCCCGCAGCCAGAACCAGGGACCCGAGACCATCCCGGTGGTGCACACCGAGGACGGCAGCCGGGTCAAGGTGATCGCGGGCCGCAGCCACGGCGTGGCCGGGCCGTTCGAGACGCACCTGCCGGTCCTGCTCGCGCACGCCGTGCTGCCCGCCGGAGGACAGGCCGAGTTCACGGTGCCGACCGGCCACAACGCCGCCGTCTACGTGCTCTCCGGCGCCGTCGAACTGCCCGACGCGCAGCTGGCGGACGGCCAGCTCGCGGTGCTGGCGCACGACGGCGAGCGGATCGCCGTCGCCGCGCCGCACGGCGAGGCCGAGGTGCTGGTCCTGGCCGGCGAGCCGATCGGTGAGCCGGTGGCCCGCGGCGGCCCGTTCGTGATGAACACCGCGGCCGAGCTCCGCCAGGCCCAACTCGACTTCGCGAACGGCAAGTTCGGAACGATCCCGGAATGA
- a CDS encoding DUF979 domain-containing protein — translation MIKVEWLYWLVGAVFVAMAAQMAVDRTNPKRLGSAAFWGLLGVSFGYGTWVAEKKAPAAPLGVAVLAVICLAGFGLTGRGTPATTTPEQRGASAARLGSRLFVPALTLPLVALLCATLLKGVHLGRGTLLQPGSETLLGLGIGALVALAVALLLTRERNPAVALHSGRGLLEAMGWSLLLPQLLAVLGSIFQTAGVGTQVGKLTTHLLPDGSKYTAVALYCVGMAVFTVVMGNAFAAFPVMTAAIGWPVLVAQLHGDPAVVLAVGMLAGFCGTLTTPMAANFNLVPAALLELKDQYGPIKAQLPTAGVLLVCNIAIMSLFAF, via the coding sequence GTGATCAAGGTCGAATGGCTCTACTGGCTCGTCGGGGCCGTCTTCGTCGCGATGGCCGCGCAGATGGCGGTCGACCGCACCAACCCCAAGCGCCTTGGCAGCGCCGCGTTCTGGGGCCTGCTCGGCGTGAGCTTCGGCTACGGCACGTGGGTCGCGGAGAAGAAGGCACCCGCCGCGCCGCTGGGCGTCGCCGTCCTGGCCGTGATCTGCCTGGCCGGCTTCGGGCTCACCGGACGCGGCACCCCGGCGACCACCACCCCCGAGCAGCGCGGCGCCTCCGCCGCCCGACTCGGCAGCCGGCTCTTCGTCCCCGCGCTCACCCTGCCCCTCGTCGCGCTGCTGTGCGCCACCCTCCTCAAGGGCGTGCACCTCGGCCGCGGCACGCTCCTCCAGCCCGGCAGCGAGACGCTCCTCGGACTCGGCATCGGAGCGCTCGTCGCCCTGGCCGTCGCCCTCCTCCTCACCCGCGAGCGCAACCCCGCCGTCGCCCTGCACTCCGGCCGCGGGCTGCTGGAGGCCATGGGCTGGTCCCTGCTGCTGCCCCAGCTCCTCGCCGTCCTCGGCTCGATCTTCCAGACCGCCGGCGTCGGCACCCAGGTCGGCAAGCTCACCACCCATCTCCTGCCGGACGGCAGCAAGTACACCGCGGTGGCGCTCTACTGCGTCGGCATGGCCGTGTTCACCGTCGTCATGGGCAACGCCTTCGCCGCGTTCCCCGTCATGACCGCCGCCATCGGCTGGCCGGTCCTGGTCGCCCAACTGCACGGCGATCCCGCCGTCGTCCTGGCCGTCGGGATGCTGGCCGGCTTCTGCGGCACCCTGACGACCCCGATGGCCGCGAACTTCAACCTGGTCCCGGCCGCACTGCTCGAACTCAAGGACCAGTACGGCCCGATCAAGGCCCAACTGCCCACGGCAGGCGTCCTGTTGGTGTGCAACATCGCCATCATGTCGCTCTTCGCGTTCTGA
- a CDS encoding DUF969 domain-containing protein: MIVLVGILVVVAGFATRRNPLLVVGAAGVLTGLLGGLSPVKVLEAFGTGFASSRSVTLFVVTLPVIGLLERHGLQEQARTLMNRLAKVSAGRLLAVYLVVRQLAAALGLTALGGPAQAVRPMIAPMAEAAAERRHGPLTDRARERLRSFASSADTVGLFFGEDCFLAVGSILLITGFVNATYHTGLEPVQLALWAIPTAICATLVHGGRLLRLDRTLTRDLTAAGTTAPAPARVREGSK; the protein is encoded by the coding sequence ATGATCGTTCTTGTCGGCATCCTCGTCGTGGTGGCGGGATTCGCCACCCGGCGCAATCCGCTCCTCGTCGTCGGTGCGGCAGGCGTCCTCACCGGCCTGCTGGGCGGGCTGAGCCCGGTCAAGGTCCTGGAGGCGTTCGGGACGGGCTTCGCCTCCAGCCGCTCGGTGACCCTCTTCGTCGTCACCCTGCCGGTCATCGGCCTCCTGGAGCGCCACGGACTCCAGGAGCAGGCCCGCACCCTGATGAACCGGCTGGCGAAGGTCAGCGCCGGCCGCCTCCTCGCGGTCTACCTGGTGGTCCGCCAACTCGCCGCCGCACTCGGCCTGACCGCGCTCGGCGGCCCGGCCCAGGCGGTGCGGCCGATGATCGCGCCGATGGCGGAGGCCGCCGCCGAACGCAGGCACGGCCCGCTGACGGACCGGGCGCGCGAGCGCCTGCGCTCCTTCGCCTCCAGCGCGGACACCGTGGGCCTCTTCTTCGGCGAGGACTGCTTCCTCGCCGTCGGCTCGATCCTCCTGATCACCGGCTTCGTCAACGCGACTTATCACACCGGCCTGGAACCGGTGCAGCTCGCGCTCTGGGCGATTCCCACCGCGATCTGCGCGACCCTCGTCCACGGCGGGCGCCTGCTGCGCCTGGACCGCACCCTCACGCGTGACCTGACCGCCGCCGGTACCACTGCCCCCGCCCCCGCCCGTGTCCGGGAGGGGTCCAAGTGA